One genomic region from Kamptonema formosum PCC 6407 encodes:
- a CDS encoding EAL domain-containing protein produces MQLLPREFQQFFLYSKNIGEIIKFRLKVGVMRNRQERLLSNLDKNKKVSDRSSVSEALRLRDRAIAASNNGIVIADARLPDCPIIYCNPAFERITGYSQAEIEGKNCRFLQGPDTDPAALEELRNALREGRACEVVLKNYRKDGTHFWNKLAISPVRDKKGQLTHFIGVQSDISYRIEAQESLHQATAQLQTILEAVPGTVSWISSDLRYLGVNHHLARLHGLSPEAFAGKDIGFLGSSSEFCQFVRSFFASPKTEAIEEMTATLPTANGPNLRHYLIVAQKYNEGKAAFTIGIDITERKLAEEALVLTRKAVESSSDAVGMADARGTHIYQNQAFSELFEYETVEEFNASGGIPIVFADPAVAEDVLKTIMSGNSWRGEVTKRTRTGQTIQVLMRADAIKDAAGKIVGLIGISTNITDRKRTEQELRQSEQRFRSLIENATDIILIVDADGICRYVSPSQERILGYSREEVLGESIFNWVHPDELHLVRRVLDGVIKHPCVGLGLAEYRVRHKNGKECVLEAVATNLLEEPAVQGIVVNCHDVTERKAAEDQLLHDALHDALTELPNRALLMDRLGQALARARRNPNYRFGVIFLDLDRFKVINDSQGHQAGDRLLYAIARRLMSCLRSGDTVARLGGDEFIILLEEIEDVSVAIATANRIQQALEQPLHLEGHKVTVTASMGIALSTPEYQWPGDILRDADIAMYRAKALGKARYQVFAAAMHTHAVALMQLESDLRRAVELTCGEEGAEEGARGQGLGAREREEETGDWGLEIRETEEENSSLAPNPYTLIPSSAPHPSPLTPSSPFVLYYQPIVSLSRGIVVGFEALVRWLHPERGLVTPAEFIPVAEETGLIVPLGQWVLREACSQMVKWQKSLKSHTPGEFDFNCRGVSLNSNPELWAQQFQLGDIDSSSKLDNTLFGCDLEVSVDDNQSLRHRPLINKAVEEPNLPIPSCELPVSNYQLPLPNSQLTIAVNLSGRQFAQPDLIEQIKQVLEETGLDGQYLKLEITESVVMEDGESAVTMLSQLRDLGIHLCIDDFGTGYSSLSYLHRFPINTLKIDRSFVSRMGVDGDNSEIVRAIVMLAHSLGMDVVAEGVETSHHLAQLRSLGCEFGQGYFFSKPVDSEAATALLSPALQW; encoded by the coding sequence ATGCAGCTACTACCGAGAGAATTTCAGCAATTTTTCCTGTACAGTAAGAACATCGGAGAAATTATTAAATTTCGGTTAAAGGTTGGGGTAATGCGAAATCGGCAGGAGCGGTTACTCTCTAATTTAGATAAAAATAAAAAAGTTAGCGATCGCTCTTCAGTTTCAGAGGCGCTACGGCTGCGCGATCGCGCGATCGCCGCCTCTAACAACGGTATCGTCATCGCTGATGCCAGACTACCAGACTGTCCCATTATCTACTGCAATCCTGCCTTTGAAAGGATCACGGGCTATTCCCAAGCAGAAATAGAGGGTAAAAATTGCCGCTTTTTGCAAGGGCCAGACACCGATCCTGCGGCCCTAGAAGAACTCCGCAACGCTTTGCGGGAAGGGCGTGCTTGTGAAGTAGTCTTAAAAAATTATCGCAAAGACGGAACCCATTTCTGGAACAAACTGGCAATTTCTCCCGTGCGGGACAAAAAAGGCCAATTAACTCACTTCATCGGCGTACAATCCGATATTTCCTACCGCATAGAAGCGCAGGAATCGCTACATCAAGCCACAGCTCAATTGCAAACAATTTTAGAGGCAGTACCGGGAACAGTTTCTTGGATTAGTTCAGATTTACGCTACTTAGGAGTTAACCACCATTTGGCGAGACTTCACGGCTTGTCTCCAGAGGCATTTGCTGGCAAAGACATCGGATTTCTGGGTTCAAGCTCTGAATTTTGCCAATTTGTACGCTCCTTTTTTGCTAGTCCCAAGACAGAAGCAATAGAAGAAATGACCGCAACGCTGCCAACAGCAAATGGGCCGAACCTGCGGCACTATCTGATTGTGGCTCAAAAGTACAATGAGGGTAAAGCAGCTTTCACTATTGGGATTGATATTACTGAGCGCAAGCTAGCAGAAGAAGCACTGGTACTGACGCGCAAAGCTGTGGAAAGTTCTAGCGACGCGGTGGGAATGGCTGATGCTAGAGGCACTCACATCTATCAAAATCAGGCCTTCTCCGAGCTATTTGAATACGAAACTGTGGAAGAATTCAACGCCTCTGGCGGCATACCGATCGTGTTTGCAGATCCCGCCGTTGCTGAGGATGTTCTCAAAACGATTATGAGTGGTAATTCTTGGCGTGGCGAAGTTACTAAGCGCACTCGCACCGGTCAAACCATTCAAGTTTTAATGCGTGCGGATGCGATTAAGGATGCTGCTGGCAAAATTGTGGGACTGATCGGCATCTCAACGAACATTACCGATCGCAAACGCACAGAACAAGAACTCCGCCAAAGCGAACAAAGATTCCGATCGCTAATTGAAAATGCTACAGATATCATCTTGATTGTGGACGCAGACGGGATCTGCCGCTATGTCTCGCCTTCCCAAGAGCGGATTTTAGGCTACTCCAGAGAAGAAGTGCTGGGGGAATCTATATTTAATTGGGTTCACCCCGATGAATTACACCTAGTACGCCGAGTGCTAGATGGGGTAATTAAACACCCCTGCGTGGGTTTAGGCTTGGCGGAATACCGCGTGCGGCACAAAAATGGGAAGGAGTGCGTGTTGGAGGCGGTGGCGACGAATCTGCTCGAAGAACCTGCTGTACAAGGAATTGTGGTCAATTGCCACGATGTGACTGAACGCAAGGCGGCTGAAGACCAATTACTTCATGATGCTCTGCACGATGCTTTGACAGAATTGCCAAATCGAGCCTTGTTGATGGATCGTCTCGGACAAGCTTTGGCTCGCGCTAGACGTAATCCCAATTATCGCTTTGGTGTCATATTTTTAGATTTGGATCGGTTTAAGGTGATCAATGACAGCCAAGGACATCAGGCTGGCGATCGCCTACTCTACGCGATCGCCCGACGATTGATGAGCTGTCTGCGCTCTGGCGATACTGTAGCGCGTCTGGGAGGGGACGAATTCATCATCCTGCTAGAAGAAATCGAAGATGTCAGCGTGGCGATCGCCACAGCCAACCGCATACAGCAGGCCCTCGAACAACCCCTACACCTAGAAGGCCACAAAGTTACTGTCACTGCTAGCATGGGCATTGCCCTCAGTACCCCTGAGTATCAGTGGCCAGGGGACATCCTGCGAGACGCAGACATTGCTATGTATCGGGCGAAAGCTCTCGGTAAAGCTCGCTATCAGGTGTTCGCGGCTGCTATGCACACCCACGCTGTGGCGCTGATGCAGTTAGAGAGCGACTTACGCCGAGCGGTAGAGCTTACTTGCGGGGAAGAAGGGGCTGAAGAAGGGGCTAGGGGACAGGGGCTAGGGGCTAGGGAAAGAGAAGAAGAGACTGGGGACTGGGGACTAGAGATTAGAGAAACAGAAGAAGAAAATTCTTCCCTAGCCCCTAACCCCTATACCCTAATCCCTTCTTCAGCCCCTCACCCCTCACCCCTCACCCCTTCTTCCCCCTTTGTCCTTTACTATCAGCCGATCGTTTCCCTCAGTCGTGGTATCGTAGTCGGGTTTGAAGCTCTAGTACGCTGGTTGCATCCAGAACGGGGTTTGGTAACACCCGCAGAGTTTATCCCTGTAGCAGAAGAAACTGGATTGATCGTACCGTTAGGCCAGTGGGTACTACGGGAAGCTTGCAGTCAGATGGTTAAATGGCAAAAGAGCTTGAAGTCTCACACCCCAGGCGAGTTCGACTTCAATTGTAGAGGTGTAAGTTTGAACTCGAATCCTGAATTGTGGGCACAGCAGTTCCAACTTGGAGATATAGATTCTAGTTCAAAATTAGATAACACTTTATTTGGTTGTGACTTGGAAGTGTCGGTAGACGACAACCAGTCGCTTCGGCATCGCCCACTCATAAATAAGGCAGTGGAGGAGCCAAATTTGCCAATTCCCAGTTGTGAATTACCCGTTTCTAATTACCAATTACCTCTTCCTAATTCTCAACTGACCATAGCTGTTAACCTTTCGGGCAGACAATTTGCTCAGCCTGACTTAATAGAGCAAATTAAACAAGTGCTAGAGGAAACAGGTTTAGATGGTCAGTATTTAAAGTTAGAAATTACGGAAAGCGTGGTGATGGAAGATGGAGAATCAGCCGTGACGATGCTCTCGCAATTGAGAGATTTAGGGATTCATCTATGTATTGATGACTTTGGGACGGGCTATTCTTCTCTCTCGTACCTGCACCGTTTCCCAATTAATACTTTGAAAATCGATCGGTCTTTTGTCAGTAGGATGGGTGTAGATGGCGATAATTCTGAGATCGTGCGTGCGATCGTCATGTTAGCTCACAGTTTAGGTATGGATGTAGTGGCGGAAGGCGTAGAAACTTCCCACCATCTCGCTCAATTGCGATCGCTTGGATGCGAATTTGGTCAAGGATATTTTTTCTCTAAACCTGTAGACAGCGAAGCGGCGACAGCTTTGCTAAGTCCTGCACTCCAATGGTAA
- a CDS encoding CPBP family intramembrane glutamic endopeptidase, with translation MPEQLPNNSELEPLTRTQILVAMGVTAVILLAIAKLWLQFGSVSLLPVKLTPLALIWGLAIGITITVASTIIYRLWPAYRRSADIYLELVLKPLFWPDLIWLGLLPGMSEELLFRGVMLSAFGFNITALVLSSFCFGILHLGGWQQWPYAVWATAVGFLLGYSALETGNLLVPIVAHICTNVISSCIWKLESKGFK, from the coding sequence GTGCCAGAACAACTTCCTAACAATTCCGAACTCGAACCCCTAACACGCACTCAAATTCTAGTAGCAATGGGAGTGACAGCAGTGATTTTGCTGGCCATTGCCAAATTGTGGCTGCAATTTGGATCTGTTTCCTTGTTACCTGTCAAATTAACACCCTTAGCCTTAATTTGGGGGCTAGCGATCGGCATAACAATTACAGTTGCGAGTACAATCATCTACCGCTTATGGCCAGCTTATCGCCGTAGTGCTGACATTTACTTAGAATTAGTGCTTAAACCCCTATTTTGGCCAGACTTAATTTGGCTGGGACTTCTACCAGGAATGAGCGAAGAATTACTATTTAGAGGTGTAATGTTATCTGCCTTTGGGTTTAATATTACTGCCTTAGTATTATCTAGTTTTTGCTTTGGTATTTTGCACTTGGGAGGGTGGCAACAATGGCCCTATGCAGTTTGGGCAACGGCGGTAGGATTTTTACTTGGGTATAGCGCCTTAGAAACGGGCAATTTATTAGTGCCAATTGTAGCTCATATCTGCACAAATGTAATTTCTAGCTGCATTTGGAAACTAGAAAGCAAAGGATTCAAGTAA
- a CDS encoding DUF3326 domain-containing protein: MNRRHFTVVLIVPTGVGASIGGYAGDALPVARAIAQICDTLITHPNVLNGAQLYWPLPNALYVEGYALDKFASGCWGLQPVHQNRIGLILDSGIEPDLQLRHLQAADAARATLGINITDYVLTDMPLEVELRTSNSGASWGTIANPDSLLRAAEGLIKQAKVEAIAVIARFPDDEGSTQLQQYRYGQGVDPLAGAEAVISHLIVKTFKIPCAHAPALLPLPLDSQISARSAAEEIGYTFLPCVLAGLSKAPQFVTEEKITQSPITAADVDAVVIPATACGGSAILSLIQRSAVQIIAVAENQTQMQATPDKLGIKALQVNSYLEALGVLVAHKAGINPAMLHPKIPPLHRLSIQANS, from the coding sequence GTGAACCGCCGTCATTTTACAGTGGTTTTGATTGTCCCCACAGGGGTTGGCGCGTCCATTGGCGGCTATGCTGGCGATGCGCTACCAGTTGCCAGAGCGATCGCCCAAATTTGCGATACACTGATTACTCACCCCAACGTTCTCAACGGCGCTCAGTTGTATTGGCCTTTACCTAACGCTCTCTACGTCGAAGGCTACGCCCTTGACAAATTTGCCTCTGGATGCTGGGGTTTGCAGCCAGTTCATCAAAACCGCATTGGTTTAATCCTCGACTCAGGGATTGAACCAGACTTGCAACTGCGTCACTTGCAAGCCGCTGATGCTGCTAGAGCGACATTAGGAATTAATATTACCGATTATGTACTGACAGATATGCCTTTGGAGGTAGAGTTACGCACCTCTAATTCTGGGGCATCTTGGGGTACGATCGCCAATCCGGATAGTTTACTGCGGGCAGCAGAAGGGCTGATTAAACAAGCAAAAGTAGAAGCGATCGCAGTTATTGCCCGATTTCCCGATGACGAAGGCAGCACGCAGTTGCAACAGTACAGGTATGGCCAAGGAGTTGACCCCCTCGCCGGTGCAGAAGCCGTAATTAGCCACTTAATCGTCAAAACCTTTAAAATACCTTGTGCCCACGCCCCCGCCCTGTTACCACTACCTCTAGATTCTCAGATTTCAGCGCGATCGGCAGCCGAAGAAATCGGTTATACCTTCCTACCTTGCGTACTGGCGGGATTAAGTAAAGCCCCCCAATTTGTCACCGAGGAGAAAATTACCCAATCCCCAATAACTGCCGCTGACGTAGATGCAGTAGTCATACCCGCAACAGCTTGCGGCGGCAGTGCTATCCTAAGTCTAATTCAGCGATCGGCAGTGCAAATTATCGCTGTCGCCGAAAATCAAACCCAAATGCAAGCAACCCCAGACAAATTAGGAATTAAAGCTTTACAGGTAAACTCATATTTAGAAGCATTAGGAGTATTAGTAGCTCATAAAGCTGGAATTAATCCAGCAATGCTACACCCCAAAATCCCGCCCTTACATCGCCTATCTATCCAGGCTAATAGCTAA
- a CDS encoding 2Fe-2S iron-sulfur cluster-binding protein, whose protein sequence is MSTTYTVEILHQGKSYTIEVPEDQKILTTAEKAGIELPNSCNAGVCTTCAAQIIEGKVDQDDCMGVSPELQKEGFVLLCIAYPRSNLKIETEKEEIVYNRQFGQS, encoded by the coding sequence ATGTCCACCACTTACACTGTAGAAATCCTCCACCAAGGCAAAAGCTATACCATAGAAGTGCCAGAAGATCAAAAAATTCTTACCACTGCCGAGAAAGCTGGTATAGAGTTGCCAAATTCTTGCAATGCAGGAGTCTGTACCACTTGTGCGGCTCAAATTATCGAAGGTAAAGTCGATCAAGATGACTGTATGGGGGTAAGTCCCGAACTTCAGAAAGAAGGATTTGTCTTGCTGTGCATTGCCTATCCCCGCTCTAACTTGAAAATTGAAACAGAAAAGGAAGAGATTGTGTACAATCGCCAATTCGGTCAATCCTGA
- a CDS encoding YcjF family protein yields the protein MSEDFSFDELLNKSFAAFTEAENQVGQCNVLVIGKTGVGKSTLINAVFRDRLAETGVGRPITQGIRQYTKPNCPITVYDTPGLELNAEQIKIVQLNVAKLIDEQRLLHPIEHIHVVWYCINQGTNRIEPVEENWLKDIEIKDVPTILVLTQTTSKKPSEFFKELEHMNLPVSQIIPVLAEPEEIDDDYTIKAHSLDRLVHYTFQLLPEVAKKAFVKEQIASIALKGEMAFKYVTGYVAGSAIIGATPIPFADAPILVTVQTAMIANITAIFGLPFDKGFISAMFSTITGASGVTAVGRNIVTNLLKMIPGAGTLVGGAISGATAATLTLALGLAYIEVLKAYIKAQINGENISLSDLSKMFVELYKDYLESGRKTLKEDQPIPPKNINIE from the coding sequence ATGTCAGAAGATTTTTCCTTCGACGAACTCTTGAACAAAAGTTTTGCCGCCTTCACAGAAGCCGAAAATCAAGTCGGACAGTGCAACGTTTTAGTTATCGGCAAAACTGGCGTAGGTAAAAGCACCCTCATCAACGCCGTTTTTCGCGATCGCTTAGCAGAAACAGGTGTCGGAAGACCTATAACCCAAGGGATTCGCCAATATACTAAGCCCAATTGTCCCATAACTGTCTATGATACCCCAGGACTAGAGCTAAACGCCGAACAAATTAAAATTGTCCAGCTTAATGTTGCTAAACTAATTGACGAGCAAAGGCTCCTACACCCCATAGAACACATTCACGTCGTTTGGTACTGCATTAATCAGGGAACTAATAGAATAGAACCAGTGGAAGAAAACTGGCTCAAAGATATTGAAATCAAAGATGTGCCAACGATCTTGGTACTCACTCAAACCACAAGTAAAAAACCGAGTGAGTTTTTCAAAGAATTAGAACACATGAATTTGCCCGTGAGCCAGATCATACCAGTGCTAGCAGAACCAGAAGAAATTGACGACGATTACACCATTAAAGCACACAGTTTAGATCGTTTAGTACATTATACTTTTCAGTTGTTACCAGAAGTAGCAAAAAAAGCATTTGTTAAAGAACAAATTGCTAGCATTGCTCTCAAAGGCGAGATGGCTTTCAAGTATGTAACTGGTTATGTTGCTGGCTCTGCTATTATTGGGGCAACTCCCATACCCTTTGCTGATGCGCCGATACTTGTGACAGTCCAAACAGCGATGATTGCTAATATTACTGCGATCTTTGGATTGCCCTTTGATAAAGGATTTATCTCTGCTATGTTTTCCACAATTACAGGTGCAAGCGGGGTGACTGCTGTTGGTAGAAATATTGTTACTAACTTACTCAAAATGATCCCAGGTGCCGGCACTTTAGTCGGAGGTGCTATTTCTGGTGCTACGGCAGCAACTTTAACACTTGCTCTCGGTTTAGCTTACATTGAAGTGCTTAAGGCTTATATTAAAGCTCAAATTAATGGAGAAAATATTTCTTTATCCGATCTCAGTAAAATGTTTGTTGAGTTATATAAGGATTATCTAGAGTCTGGACGCAAAACTTTGAAAGAAGACCAACCAATTCCTCCCAAAAATATCAATATTGAGTAA
- a CDS encoding ATP-binding protein — protein MNNQKLIPDNETERLKALQRYEILDTRPEGTFDRVTAIVARLLQVPIAVVSLVDNDRIWFKSRHGLDIQQIDRSPGLCASAILSPDIYVVTDATKDARAATNSLVTSDFGLRFYVGAPLQTHDGYSLGTLCAIDKQPRPISPQEMGILNDLAGIVMDEIELRLAARKVDELNAELAEAKEKAEVANEAKSIFLANMSHELRSPLNAILGFSQIMTRSKTLPSEHIENVGIISRSGEHLLSLINNVLDLSKIEAGHTTLNEKNFDLYRLLDDLEDMFHLKADDRRLQLIFERSPDVPRYVRTDEVKLRQILINLLNNALKFTQVGGVSVRVVTDGGSLVTGTATKQITDESEKTMLRFEVEDSGPGIAPEELDSLFEVFVQTQTGKEAQEGTGLGLPISRKFVQLMGGEIAVSSEVGSGTNFKFNIQVNVVDASEIESKQLARRAIALEPNQPQYRILIVDDKPLNRQLLIQLLNPFGFALKEAMDGKEAVEIADSWEPHLIWMDMRMPVMDGYEATKQIKGSTKGQATAIIALTASVLEEERAVILSAGCDDFMRKPFREADIFTAIEKHIGVRFIYEEATAKSFAHQSNSQTQDELKSSILALPSELLANLLEAVKFSDMMKVDSYIEEMRPLNPGLAEALASLAHNFEYDKIALLIQRVKP, from the coding sequence ATGAATAATCAAAAATTGATTCCTGACAATGAAACCGAACGTCTGAAAGCGCTTCAACGTTATGAAATTTTAGATACACGCCCCGAAGGTACTTTTGACCGCGTTACCGCAATTGTAGCTCGACTGCTACAAGTACCCATTGCTGTTGTTAGTTTAGTAGACAACGATCGCATTTGGTTTAAGTCACGTCATGGCTTAGATATTCAGCAAATTGACCGTTCCCCAGGCTTGTGTGCATCGGCTATTCTTTCTCCTGATATCTACGTTGTTACAGACGCTACTAAAGATGCACGGGCAGCCACAAATTCCCTGGTAACTAGCGACTTTGGATTACGTTTTTATGTCGGAGCTCCGCTACAAACTCACGACGGCTATAGCTTGGGAACCTTATGCGCGATCGACAAACAACCACGTCCTATTTCTCCACAGGAAATGGGAATTTTGAACGATCTAGCCGGGATAGTCATGGATGAAATCGAGCTCCGTCTTGCAGCTAGAAAAGTTGATGAGTTAAATGCTGAACTAGCGGAAGCTAAAGAGAAAGCGGAAGTTGCCAACGAAGCAAAAAGTATCTTTCTTGCTAATATGAGCCACGAATTGCGATCGCCTCTCAATGCCATTTTGGGTTTTTCCCAAATTATGACTCGCAGCAAAACTTTACCATCTGAACACATAGAGAATGTCGGCATTATTAGCCGTAGCGGGGAGCATCTACTCTCCTTGATCAACAACGTTTTAGATTTATCAAAAATTGAAGCGGGACACACTACCCTCAACGAAAAAAACTTCGATCTTTATCGCCTGCTAGATGATTTAGAAGATATGTTTCATCTGAAAGCCGACGATCGACGTTTACAGTTAATTTTTGAGCGTAGTCCTGATGTTCCTCGCTACGTGCGAACTGATGAAGTCAAACTGCGCCAAATCTTAATTAACTTACTCAATAACGCCCTCAAGTTTACGCAAGTAGGAGGCGTTTCAGTTAGAGTAGTAACCGATGGTGGATCGTTAGTCACAGGTACAGCAACCAAACAAATAACCGATGAATCAGAAAAAACTATGCTGCGGTTTGAAGTCGAAGACTCTGGCCCTGGCATTGCCCCCGAAGAATTAGACTCGTTATTTGAAGTTTTTGTACAAACTCAAACAGGTAAAGAAGCACAGGAAGGTACGGGTTTAGGATTACCAATTAGCCGTAAATTTGTGCAGTTAATGGGAGGAGAGATCGCGGTCAGCAGTGAAGTTGGTAGCGGCACCAATTTCAAATTTAATATTCAAGTCAACGTCGTTGATGCGAGCGAAATTGAGAGTAAACAATTAGCACGACGAGCAATTGCTTTAGAGCCAAATCAACCCCAATATCGAATTCTAATTGTTGATGATAAACCCCTCAATCGCCAACTGCTAATTCAACTCCTGAATCCCTTTGGTTTTGCCTTAAAAGAAGCGATGGATGGCAAAGAAGCGGTAGAAATTGCCGATAGTTGGGAACCTCATTTAATCTGGATGGATATGAGGATGCCAGTGATGGATGGCTACGAGGCAACAAAACAGATCAAAGGTAGCACTAAAGGTCAAGCAACGGCAATTATTGCTCTGACTGCTAGTGTTTTAGAAGAAGAAAGGGCTGTGATTCTATCAGCAGGTTGCGATGATTTTATGCGGAAGCCATTCCGGGAGGCTGATATTTTTACTGCGATTGAGAAACACATTGGTGTGCGCTTTATTTATGAAGAAGCTACCGCTAAAAGTTTCGCTCATCAGTCTAATAGCCAAACTCAAGACGAACTCAAATCATCTATTTTGGCATTGCCTAGCGAGTTATTAGCTAATTTGTTAGAAGCTGTAAAATTCTCCGACATGATGAAAGTCGATAGCTATATTGAGGAGATGCGCCCCCTAAATCCTGGGCTAGCTGAGGCGTTGGCAAGTTTAGCACATAATTTTGAGTATGACAAAATAGCCCTCTTAATTCAACGGGTGAAGCCATAA
- a CDS encoding sensor histidine kinase, translating into MNDHSMMPEKADILVVDDIPENLRLLAGILADRGYRIRPARDGFQALSIAQNIPIDLILLDIMMPGISGYEVCQKLKADEVTRDIPVIFISAINEVLDKVKAFAVGGVDYITKPFQAEEVLARVETQCQMRFLQKHLQQNNETLQQKNEELTAILKQLRATQEELIQSEKMATLGQLVASIAHEVNTPLGAIRSSVGNMSKYLAETFAELPTMIRTFSPEELEIFFALVERSIHKISTVSLKESRKLKRELIRQMEDEKISNSDVIADTLIDMEIYQDIVPFFPLLRRSDSRNLLEIAYNLSGLQRSTQIIYTATERATKVVFALKTYAHYDETGKRIKASVIQGIDTVLTLYQNSLKQGVTVIRNYIDLPHFYCYPDELNQVWTNIVHNAIQAMDNRGTLTIDVTQVEEQAKVSITDSGSGILPEIIPRIFEPFFTTKAPGEGSGLGLDIVKKIVEKHQGTIEAESVPGKTTFTVFLPMNLPS; encoded by the coding sequence ATGAATGACCATTCGATGATGCCCGAAAAAGCTGATATTTTAGTTGTTGATGATATTCCAGAAAATTTGCGTCTTTTAGCGGGAATTTTAGCAGATCGAGGATACAGAATTAGACCTGCAAGAGATGGCTTTCAAGCTTTATCTATTGCCCAAAATATTCCTATCGATCTGATTTTACTGGATATCATGATGCCAGGTATAAGTGGTTATGAAGTCTGCCAAAAACTTAAAGCCGATGAAGTCACTCGCGACATTCCAGTTATTTTTATCAGTGCGATTAATGAAGTGCTAGATAAAGTCAAAGCTTTTGCTGTGGGTGGAGTAGATTACATTACTAAACCTTTTCAAGCCGAAGAAGTATTAGCGCGCGTTGAAACCCAATGTCAAATGCGTTTTCTGCAAAAGCATCTTCAACAAAATAATGAGACTTTGCAACAGAAAAATGAGGAATTGACTGCGATTTTAAAACAACTACGAGCTACCCAAGAAGAACTAATTCAATCTGAAAAAATGGCAACATTAGGACAACTTGTTGCTAGCATCGCCCATGAAGTTAATACCCCACTAGGTGCAATTCGTTCTTCAGTGGGCAATATGTCTAAATATTTGGCTGAAACCTTCGCAGAATTGCCGACGATGATTCGCACCTTTTCTCCAGAAGAACTTGAAATTTTCTTTGCCTTAGTAGAACGCTCTATTCACAAAATTTCAACGGTTTCTCTCAAAGAATCTCGGAAGCTAAAGCGAGAATTAATTAGACAAATGGAAGATGAAAAAATTAGCAATTCTGATGTAATCGCAGATACTTTAATAGATATGGAAATCTATCAAGATATTGTACCCTTCTTTCCTTTACTCAGACGTTCAGATAGCCGGAATCTTCTAGAAATTGCCTACAACCTTTCTGGGCTGCAAAGAAGTACCCAAATCATCTATACTGCTACGGAACGTGCAACAAAAGTTGTGTTTGCCTTAAAAACTTATGCTCATTACGACGAGACGGGTAAGCGTATCAAAGCTAGTGTAATTCAAGGCATTGATACTGTCTTAACACTGTATCAAAATTCTTTAAAACAAGGAGTAACTGTCATTCGTAACTATATAGATTTACCGCATTTTTACTGTTATCCCGATGAATTGAATCAAGTTTGGACAAATATTGTCCATAATGCTATCCAAGCAATGGATAATCGCGGTACACTAACAATTGATGTTACCCAAGTTGAAGAGCAAGCAAAAGTTAGTATTACGGATAGTGGTTCGGGAATTTTACCAGAAATTATTCCGCGCATCTTCGAGCCATTCTTTACCACCAAAGCACCTGGAGAAGGTAGCGGTTTAGGATTGGATATAGTTAAGAAAATTGTGGAAAAACATCAAGGAACAATTGAAGCTGAATCCGTTCCCGGAAAAACTACTTTCACAGTTTTTCTACCCATGAATCTCCCATCATAG
- a CDS encoding response regulator — MSKPFILCVDDEKVVLQSLKAQLRKAFGDAYSYEIAEDANDALDLIDELHDEDISILLIISDWLMPGMKGDEFLTRVHEKFPKIVKIMLTGQADDSAIERAQQSANLYRCLFKPWSELELIEAIKSGLEKP, encoded by the coding sequence ATGTCTAAACCATTCATTTTATGCGTAGATGACGAAAAAGTTGTGTTGCAAAGTCTCAAAGCACAACTCAGAAAAGCCTTTGGCGATGCTTATAGTTATGAAATTGCCGAGGATGCCAATGATGCTCTAGATTTAATTGATGAATTGCACGATGAAGATATTAGTATTCTTTTGATTATTTCTGATTGGCTAATGCCAGGAATGAAGGGTGATGAATTCCTAACTCGCGTCCATGAAAAGTTTCCCAAAATTGTAAAAATAATGCTCACAGGTCAAGCTGATGATAGTGCCATAGAACGCGCTCAGCAATCAGCCAATCTCTATCGCTGCTTATTTAAACCTTGGTCAGAATTAGAGTTGATAGAAGCCATTAAATCTGGTTTAGAAAAACCATGA